The Pelodiscus sinensis isolate JC-2024 chromosome 30, ASM4963464v1, whole genome shotgun sequence genome has a window encoding:
- the LOC102447687 gene encoding olfactory receptor 1f45-like — protein sequence MADTRQENQTSLTQFILLGFGTLPKLQPLLFLLFLVIYLVTMAGNLLIVVLVVADWHLHTPMYFFLGNLSCLEICYSSSILPRLLAGLLMGDRTISVDGCITQFFFSGFFVATECYLLAVMSYDRYLAICKPLHYATRMCGDFCLQLAAGSWINGILAVTIIVSLMSQLTFCGPDEIDHFFCEATQLINHFCKDMYHLDLVINIVTALLTLPPFVLTVTSYVCIISTVLRIPSTTGRQKAFSTCSSHLTVVTIFYGILMVVYLLPKSNMLRDLDKVFSICYTFLTPLANPLIYSLRNTEVKGALRKLVRKCAGFSRIQ from the coding sequence CGAGGCAGGAAAACCAAACTTCCCTCACCCAGTTCATCCTCCTGGGATTCGGGACCCTCCCcaaactgcagcccctcctcttcctgctgttcctAGTGATCTACCTTGTGACCATGGCTGGGAACCTCCTCATCGTTGTGCTGGTGGTGGCCGATtggcaccttcacacccccatgtacttcttcctggggaacttGTCCTGCTTGGAGATCTGCTATAGCTCCAGCATCTTgccccggctgctggccgggctacTGATGGGGGACAGGACCATTTCAGTTGATGGCTGCATCACACAATTTTTCTTTAGTGGCTTCTTTGTAGCCACCGAGTGCTATCTTCTAGCCGTGATGTCCTACGACCGTTATCTAGCCATATGCAAGCCCCTGCATTATGCTACACGTATGTGCGGCGATTTCTGCCTCCAGCTGGCAGCCGGGTCTTGGATAAATGGGATTCTAGCCGTTACCATAATCGTTTCTCTTATGTCACAATTAACGTTCTGTGGCCCCGATGAAATCGATCATTTCTTCTGTGAAGCTACACAACTAATCAATCACTTCTGCAAGGACATGTACCACTTGGATCTTGTCATTAACATAGTAACCGCTCTATTGACTCTGCCCCCGTTTGTGTTAACAGTGACGTCTTACGTCTGCATCATCTCCACTGTCCTGCGGATCCCGTCCACCACTGGgcggcaaaaggccttttccacctgctcctcccacctcactgtGGTGACCATTTTCTACGGCATCCTGATGGTTGTGTATCTGCTGCCAAAATCCAACATGCTCAGAGACCTCGACAAAGTGTTCTCCATCTGCTACACGTTTCTGACTCCTCTGGCCAATCcgctcatctacagcctgagaaacacagaggtgaaaggGGCTCTGAGAAAACTTGTCAGGAAATGTGCAGGTTTTTCCAGGATTCAGTAA